Proteins encoded by one window of Crassostrea angulata isolate pt1a10 chromosome 9, ASM2561291v2, whole genome shotgun sequence:
- the LOC128162758 gene encoding tripartite motif-containing protein 2-like, with translation METASIPCKVHQCSKCLGDTEYYCVSCPCDLCPQCKENHVKDLQTIDHDVVSHLDKINYIPTQEICVRHPSHVYRKYCEPCQVPVCYHCTQLGNHRQLVITTSYDTKREQHRGTIHTIRSEALFYRPVLLPRIKTDFKTCHTEFSLYQSEMLTKAQALMHLIYYIQNDFMCNVFCDFDFKHRCLKQKKEMIVHIVSLQRYVHIYEQRKVIRPLQFLSSIKTALAQIHLTLHTSQLSMTESLNKEDVMESLSAIQITERGNRRVGNQGLLKLTSVPEFHQSLTVTGVGHCLDFSCVTPDRVWVSDRNNLILTDTTGVPLHRVEDSWSDLYGGLHTVNSESELIYIDRNYNINKLSKDMKTTTRFIERTDSTWWQRCVYWSPSTGDLLVGMWYIHTETGKVTRYNQSGQLTQTIQHDNTGRGLYSIPYYITENNNGDVVVSDYGYGSGAVVVTERGGRHRFSYTGRPSGLGLRPRGICTDALSHILVCDYTTKTVQMLDKDGQFLSHLLTKSQEMGEPWSLSYDVNTHRLWVGSGSNNKVCVYRYITRQDALTDQTRVMESLSGIPTPGTEKPQQENQCLLKLMSPPDILQSLTVTSVGCNHISCVTSDRVWVSDRNNLILTDTTGVPLHRVEDSCSDLYDGNNGLHTVNSESELIYIDRNHNINKLSKDIKTTTTFIERTDSTWRPRCVYWSPSTGDLLVGVCYINNYIKIGKVTRYNQSGQLTQTIQNDNTGRGLYSGPHYITENNNGDVVVSDCGYGSGAVVVTERGGRHCFSYTGRPSGSGLRPRGICTDALSHILVCDGRTKTVQMLDKDGLFLSHLLTKSQEMGEPRSLSYDVNTHCLWVGSRHNNKVCICRYITRQDALTDEHRPRPDEEAMFSSTSAVEWR, from the exons ATGGAAACAGCAAGCATTCCATGTAAAGTACATCAATGTTCTAAGTGTCTGGGGGACACAGAGTACTATTGTGTATcgtgtccatgtgatctgtgtccccagtgtaaagagaaccatgtaaaagatctccaaacaatagaccatgatgttgtgtcacaccttgataaaatcaactacatccCAACACAAGAGATCTGCGTGAGACATCCTAGCCATGTTTATAGAAAGTACTGTGAACCTTGTCAAGTTCCTGTCTGTTACCATTGCACACAACTTGGAAATCACCGACAATTAGTTATTACAACATCCTATGACACAAAGCGAGAACAACACAGAGGAACCATTCACACCATCAGAAGTgaggctctcttttacagacctgttctcctgCCACGAatcaaaactgatttcaaaacctgtcacacagaattctccctctatcaatcagagatgttaacaaaggccCAGGCACTGATGCATCTCATTTACTATATACAAAACGATTTCATGTGTAATGTGTTTTGtgactttgatttcaaacacagatgtttaaaacaaaagaaagaaatgatCGTACATATTGTCAGCCTACAGAGATATGTACACATATATGAACAGAGGAAAGTAATCAGACCGCTACAATTCCTCTCCTCCATAAAGACAGCCCTTGCCCAGATACATCTtacactccacaccagccagctctccatgactgagtcactcaacaaggaggatgtgatggagtcactgagtgcaatccaaatcacagagagaggaaaTCGACGCGTAGGAAACCAGGGTCTGCTGAAACTGACATCTGTTCCTGAGTTCCATCAATCTCTCACAGTGACAGGTGTCGGTCATTGTTTAGACTTTTCCTGTGTGACAccagaccgggtctgggtcagtgatagAAACAATCTCAtcttgacagacacaacaggtgtccctctacatcgtgtggaggATTCATGGAGTGATTTATATGGaggattacacacagtgaacagtgagagtgaactgatttacATAGATAGAaattataacatcaacaaactgtcaaaggatatgaaaacaaccaccagatttatagagagaacagactCTACATGGTGGCAacggtgtgtgtactggtccccgtccactggggatctactggtcgggatgtgGTATATACATACAGagacaggcaaggtaacccggtacaaccagagtgggcaactcacacaaaccatacagCACGACAACACAGGACGGGGACTGTATAGTATACCTTACTacataacagagaacaacaatggggatgtcgtggtgtctgactatGGCTATGGGTctggtgctgtagtggtgacagagcgtggaggaagacatcgtttctcctacacaggacgTCCATCAGGATTAGGACTAAGGCCacgtggaatctgtactgacgcgctgtcacacatcctggtgtgtgattaTACCACCAAAACAGTACAGATGTTGGACAAGGatggtcagttcctgtcacatctactgacaaAATCACAAGAGATGGGTGAACCATGGAGCCttagttatgatgtcaacactcaccgtctctgggtcggatcaggGTCCAACAACAAGGTGtgtgtctacaggtatatcaccagacaggacgctctgacag ATCAAACTCGTGTGATGGAGTCATTAAGTGGAATCCCAACCCCAGGGACCGAAAAACCACAGCAAGaaaaccagtgtctgctgaaactgatgtCTCCCCCTGATATACTTCAATCTCTCACAGTGACAAGTGTTGGTTGTaatcacatttcctgtgtgacatcagaccgggtctgggtcagtgacAGAAACAATCTCAtcttgacagacacaacaggtgtccctctacatcgtgtggaggATTCATGTAGTGATTTATATGATGGTAATAAtggattacacacagtgaacagtgagagtgaactgatttatatagataggaatcataacatcaacaaactgtcaaaggatataaaaacaaccaccacatttatagagagaacagactCAACATGGAGACcacggtgtgtgtactggtccccgtccactggggatctactggttGGGGTGTGTTATATAAATAACTATATAAAAAtaggcaaggtaacccggtacaaccagagcGGACAACTGACCCAAACCATACAGAACGACAACACAGGACGGGGACTGTACAGTGGACctcactatataacagagaacaacaatggggatgtcgtggtgtctgactgtGGCTATGGGTctggtgctgtagtggtgacagagcgtggaggaagacattgtttctcctacacaggacgTCCATCAGGATCAGGACTAAGGCCacgtggaatctgtactgacgcgctgtcacacatcctggtgtgtgatggtAGAACCAAAACAGTACAGATGTTGGACAAAGATGGTCTGTTCCTGTCGCATCTACTGACAAAATCACAAGAGATGGGTGAACCACGGAGCCttagttatgatgtcaacactcactgtctctgggtcggatcacgGCACAACAACAAGGTGTGTATCTgcaggtatatcaccagacaggacgctctgacag ATGAGCACAGACCACGTCCTGATGAGGAGGCCATGTTTAGCTCAACATCAGCCGTAGAATGGAGATAG